From the Ferviditalea candida genome, the window GGCAAAATTTCTGGAAATATTGGCGATTTCGCGCAAATTGGTATTGATATGCTGAGCGCCGAGATGCCGGATGTCCAGCCAGACATGCGGCCCGTATGGACTGTCTACCCCATAGCCCTTGCGGATGTGCTGGATGATGCGTCGGGAAACGACATCTCTGGAAGCCAGCTCTTTCTTATTCGGTTCATAATCGGGCATGAACCGGTGGCCGTTTTTATCCAGCAAATAACCGCCGTCTCCGCGCGCTCCCTCGGTTATGAGGATCCAGGAGGGGACGATGCCCGTCGGATGGAACTGGACGGCTTCCATATTGCCCAAGGGCACGCGCCCCGTCTCCAGGGCCACAAACATGCCGCTGCCCTCATTGATGACGGCGTTGGTGGAGGCGCCGTACAGTCGTCCATAGCCGCCTGTGGCAATAACAGTGGATTTCGCCGTATACACCCGCAAAGCGCCTGTCCGTAAGCACCGGGCGACTACGCCGTAACAGCGCTCGCCGTCATGAATCAAGGACAGCGCCTCGGTCCGGTCATGAACGGTGATCCCCAATTTGATAACGACACTGTCCATCGTATACAAAAGAGTATGTCCGGAGCCGTCGGCCGTATAGCACGTCCGCCATTTGGCCGTTCCGCCGAAATTGCGCGCCGTAATCAAACCTTCCTTTTCCGGGTCCTCATGAATCTCCTTGCCGTCATACATGCGCGTGCCGGGAACCACGCGGTTCCACGGAATTCCCCAGTGGGCCATTTGCCGTACGGCAATCGGCGCGGTTTCGGCAAACAGCCTGGCCACATCCTGGTCGCAGCCCCAATCGGAGCCCTTGACCGTATCCGCAAAGTGGATGTCCGGGCTGTCTCCCTTACCCATCGCGCTGTTTCCCAGCGACGCCTGCATGCCGCCCTGCGCGGCCGAGCTGTGCGAACGCCTGGGAGGGACGAGACTGAGCAGGATCACGTTCAGTCCCTGAGAGGCCGCTTCGACCGCTGCGCGTTCACCGGCCAATCCGGCCCCGACAATGACGATGTCCGAAGAGAAAAGGTCGTATCGACTCATAGTGCTCCCCCCAGTGCATAAAATACGCCCAAGCTCACAAGTCCCAGTCCGACAGTGCAAACGGTAATGACGGACAGCACTTTCTTCAGGCTGTGCCGCTTGACAATACCCCATTTGACGAGCGTGCGGTAAAGCCCGACACTTGCGTGATATTCCGCAAATAACAACAGCACGATATAAAACCAGAGCATCCAAGAATGCACGCGGTCCGCGCTCAAGTTGGCGTTGATCCCCGCATAAACGACGATAAAGACATGAATGGTGATGAGAATGAGCATGGCGCTCCCCGTCACCGATTGGAACAGCCAGGACCAGGTGTCCTGATGCTTGATGAGCTTGGCGTGCTTCCAAACGATCTTCTGTTCCTGCCAGCGGCTGGGAATCCGCCGCAGGACGGCTCCGATATGCGAGCCGGCCGCGACAATGATAAATGCGACGGCCAGCTGCAGCAGATAATACTGCTCCATGAAATGGGCCAACCGATTGAACGCCGCTACCCCCAAAAGAATGGCCGCAACAAAAATCATGTGTGTCCATAGAAATCCGACCAATAGCAAGCCGCTGACAGTCTGAACCGTTTCCACGACCAGATCCGTTTTTTTGCCAGCGGCCAAGGCCCTCTGCAATTGCATAGGCGTCCCTCCTTCAGCTTAAAGAAATATCTGTGCCTCGATCTCGTTGGGTTGCAGCTCGAATACCTTTCCGCACTTCGTGCATACCCGTACCGGAATCCAAAAAGGATAAGGATCGTCATAAAAAAGCGGGAGATCCGGCCGGAATTCCACATTGGTTGCAGCGCCGCAGCAAAGAGAATCGGTCATTTCATCCGTCCTTTCCTAAGGGAATTTGCTTTGGCGGATTCATTATGCAAGCGGATTCAAAATAAAGTGATGTTCATTTCGAGATGTCCTAAAGTTTAAGAAATTTAATCCACTGAAAAGTATAAACGATAAGGCTTGAAAATGATGTTGAAATCTGACGTCACCTTACTAATTTTTAAATAATCCAATAAAACAAAATATTCAGAAAAAAATCGAAAAAACGCAGTTCAGTGCATTATTTGTTCATGAAAATATTTGTGTTCTAGAGCTTAAATACAAAATATATATTACTTATATTTAGCGAATATATAGCGAAAAAGACGGAGAGCTTGCTGTGAAAAATGATGATGGGGAGGAAAAAAGATGAGGGTAAAATCGTTTTTTATCATGGTGCTCGCGGCTGCATTGAGCGTTCTTTCTATCGGGTGCCAAATGACTCAAAAAGTCAGCGAGACGAAAACACCAAGTCCAAGTGACACCGCGAAACAAGAAAGCAAACCGCAAGCTGCAGTATCGCATTTTGAGGGTGTGAAGCCTGATTATACCTTTAAATTTTCGCTGCAGGAGCCGGCAACAGATAATCCTGAATATAACGCTGCCAAAGCGTTTAAGGATTATGTGGAATCGCACACGAACGGCAAGATCCGGATTGACCTGTATCCCGGTGCCCAGTTAGGAAAGGAGAAGGAAATTTTCCAGGCGGTTAAAGCGGGCAATGTCGACATGGGCACTGCGGCAGATGGCCCTTTGGGAAGTTTTGTGCCTGAAACTACGGTGCTGGCCATACCTTATTTGTTTAAATCAGCCCCCATCGCTTGGGAAGTATTAAATGGAAGCTTTGGCCAGGAATTAAAAAATTTGATTCTGCAAAAAACCGGTGTCAACATCATTGGTTTATCGCAAAACGGGTTCCGTTCGTTTACAAACAGCAAACACCCCATACATAAACTAGAGGATTTGCAAGGACTGAAAATCAGAGTAATGGAAAATCAATTGTATATCAAGATGGTCAATGCTCTCGGTGCACACGGAGTCCCGATGGCCGGCGGCGATGAATTATACAGCGCCCTTCAGCAGCACGTTGTGGACGGACAGGAGAATCCCCTTGACGGAATATGGTCTTACAAACTCTATGAACCTCAACCTTATATCACGGTTGACAATCATACCTTCAGCAGCAAATTCCTGTTTATGAACGATAAATTGCTGTCATCCCTGCCTGTAGACTATCGGGATATCGTCAAAGAAGCGGGAAGTGTCTGGACGACTCAGCTCGAAGGGCCGAAGGAACAGGCCTCCGTGGATGCATTCTACCTTTTGAAGCAAAAAGTCAAAGAAATTTACCCGCTTCCTGCATCCGAGCAAAAGCGTTTCAAGGAAAAAGCCCAGCCTGCTGTCATCGATTGGATGAAGACGCAGATTGATCCGGTATGGATCGACAAAGTTCAGAAGGCCGCCAGTGATGCCGAGAAAAAGCTGTACGGTACGAATTAGTACCATGGGAGATGGAATGATGCTGGAGGCATTTGCGAGAAAGATCAATCGTGTTGTGGAGTTCCTGTTGTTTATCTTCTTGTCCGTAATGACGATTGTTGTAGCGCTTCAGGTTCTCTTCCGATATGTCATTAACGAGCCGCTGTTTTGGACCGAGGAATTAGCCAGATATCTGATGATTTACATTGTCTACATGGGAGCCAGTGTCGGTGTGCGCTGGGGCTCCCATGTGGGCTTCACCTTTTTTGTTGGCAGGATTTCTCCCGCATTGGCAAAATGGTTGGCCATCATTGCGAATTTGGGTTTACTCGCTTTTACCTTGAACTTTATTTATTATGGCCTTCAAATTGCCCTGCAAAATTATGACCAGCTTTCCGGGGCAATGGAAATTCCCATGACGTATCTGTTCATGGTGCTTCCAATTTCGGGAGTGCTCATTATTATTCAGCTGCTGCCGCATCTTGAGCGGCAATTCAAGGAATTGAAGGAGCTGCGGAATTCCGTTAAAAGCAAACGGACTCGGGGAGGTACGCCATGACACTCATCATTCTGGCGGTTGTATTCATCATTTTTCTGTTTGTGGGTACTCCCGTTTCTTTTGTCATTGGAATCTCTTCAATGACAGCAAGCTTTGTAGATAAAGGGATTCCTCCTTCGGCAATCACAACCAAGCTGGTTACAGGAATTGACACCTTCCCCATCATGGCAGGCGCCTTTTTCATCTTGGCTGGAGAACTGATGAGCAACGGAAGCATTACCAAGCGTCTGATAGATTTTTCGAAGATCATCATCGGCAGAATCAGGGGAGGAACCGCTCAAACTTCTGTATTGGCAAGCGTTTTTTTTGCAGGGATCAGCGGCGCGGCCGTAGCGGATTTAGCTGCAGTCGGCTCGATTCTTACCCCGGCCATGAAAAAGGAAGGCTATGATGATACTTTCAGCACTTCGCTTCCGGTCGCTGCGTCTATTGTTGGGCCCATCATCCCTCCAAGCGTGATCATGGTGTTTTACGCCATGGCGACGAACTCCTCTATAGGGGCGTTGTTTCTGGCTGGCATTGTGCCGGGAATTTTGATGGGCCTTGCGATTATGGCATACACAATGTACCTTTCCATCAAAAGAAAATATCCCCGAAACGATGAACCGTTTCCGGGCATTCTTCAATTTCTGGTTATTTTTCGCAAAGCGATTTTGGTTCTGTTTATGCCGTTGATTATAGTGGGCGGTGTGCTGAGCGGGGTGTTCACCGCAACGGAATCGGGAAATATCGCGGTGATCTATGCATTGTTCCTTAGTTTAATTGTCTACAGGGAATATACCTTCAAGCAAATATATCGCATATTTGTAGGTTCTGCCGTAACGATTTCCATCGCCCTGCTGGTCATTTCAACCGCTTCCAGTCTGGCTTGGATTTTGGCCGTTGAACAGTTGCCGCAAAGAGCCTTGTCGATTTTCACCGGAATTACCGATACACCGCTTTATTTTTTAATCCTGCTGAATATTGTTCTATTAATTGTAGGAATGTTTCTGGATCCCGGCGCGGCAGTCATTTTACTGGCACCGATGCTTTTGCCGCTCGGTGAATATTTCATGATCGACCCGCTGCACTTGGCCATTATTGTCATTTTGAATCTGACAATTGGTTTGATTACTCCGCCTGTAGGGGTCTGCCTCTATGTCGGTTCATCGATTGGTAAAATTCCTATTGAAAAGGTCGTGAAGGGTGTTCTTCCGTTTGTTTTTATTGAAATCCTGGTTCTTCTATTCATTACTTTCATTCCTCAGATCAGTCTCTTTTTACCTAGACTATTTGGTTTTTAGCAGAAAGGGCCAATTCTGATATTCAGACAAGGAGAGATGTTGTGTGAGATTAAAAGACAAGGTTGCCGTAATAACTGGCGCGGGATCGGGGATCGGAAGAAAAACGGCGATTCTTTTTGCCGAACATGGGGCCAAAGTAACTGCTGCCGATGTGAATTTGGAGACTGCCGAAGAAACCTGCTCTATGATTAAGGAGCAGGGGGGGCAATGCATTGCAGTTAAAACAGATGTCAGCAATGCACGGGATATCCAAGAAATGCTGAACACAACTTTAAACGCGTTTGGAAAATTAGATATATTGTATAATAATGCCGGTATTCCGATGATCGCGCAGAGCATTGAGGATGTGACCGAGGAACTGTTTGACCGTATCATGGACGTGAACGTCAAAGGGGTTTTCCTCGGATGCAAATATGCCGTTCCCATATTCAAGATGCAGGGAACCGGTGGAGTTATTATCAGTACGGCATCGAGTGCTGTTTCCCGGCCCAGACCCGGCCAGAATATATATGCTGCCTCAAAAGGAACTATTGTCACTTTAACCAGGGCCTTGGCCGCAGAGCTGGCCGAACATCAGATTCGCGTTGCAGCCATTAATCCTGTGGCGGTGGATACTCCGATGTTCTACGGTTTCATTGGCGACCGTGACGAGCAAGAAGCAAGGGCAAGCTTCAAATCCACGATTCCTCTTGGCAGAATGGCCCAGCCCGAGGATATTGCTTACGCTGCTCTGTACCTGGCATCGGATGAAGCGTCACTGGTGACGGGGGCCATAATGGATGTAGATGGAGGACGAGGAGTATAAAACGCGAAGGATAAGTGTGCAGTTATGAAAATCAAGGTTGGTCTTATCGGTTCCCATTACATGGTTGATCGTATGCTCAATATCGTCCGGGAGTTTCCAGTGCTGGAGCATGTTCTCCCGCTTCCTTTTCAAAGCGAGGCCGAAACCGTTGAGCTGTTCCAAGAGAACATGAACCGTCTGGACATTGCCGTGTTTTCGGGTCCTGTGCCATACATTCTGGCAAAGGACTTGCTGGCGGAATCCAAAATGCCCTATTTTGTTGTTCCCTATGACGAATCAACGGTCATGTCTACACTTATCTATTTATCCTATCATCGCGGAAATCAACTGGGCAGACTCAGCTTCGACCTGCCTGATGAGCGTAATGTTTTTGATGTTTTTTCCGAGCTGAAGATTCCGTTGCATGACATCTATACACTGGATTATCAAAAAGAGTTCGATGTGGATGTGCTGCTGCGGTTTCATCAAGCCTTATGGGAGCAAGGAAAAATTGATTACGCACTGACATCGCGGAACAATGTGTTCGATGAATTGGTTTGCCGGAATATCCCCTGCATAAGAATGGTCCCCCTTTACAAATCAATTCGGGAGACGATGAAGCTGGTACTCCTTAAATGCGAAACGCTCTTGCTGGATTTGGCGAGATTTGCGGTTATCAACATCGGCATTAATCTATTTAACTACAGATCGAACATCAACCACGAGGAAATAACCACAAAGATTTATCAGTCCATGCTGGGTTTTGCCAAAGTGATCGGCGGATCGATCACACAAAAATCAGGGTATGTTTCCATATATACCGATAGAAAGAAATTGGGCGAGATCACCAACGATTTCACGTTTTTTCCCTTTTTGGACAAATTGAAAGAGGACATCCGAATTCAATTATCCATCGGGCTGGGTTTGGGCTGGACGAATCACGACGCCGAAAGCCACGCCATGATTGCGCTGCAGGAAGCTTATGCACAAAAAGAAAGCGCGATCTTTATTGTCAATGAAAACAAAGAGATCAAAAATCTTGTTAATACAAAAATTAATTTCATGTTGAAAACGACGGAGAAAAAATTGCTTGAGATTGCAGAAAAAACGAACTTGAGCATAAAGACGTTAAGCAAAATCAAAAATTATTGGATAATGCAAGATAAAAAATGCACGAGCTCAGAAGAACTGGCCAATGGTTTGAATATCAGCAGACGTCTGTCTCAAAAAATTCTCAAAACATTGGCAGACAATCATTATGCTGTCATTGTCGGTGAAGAACAGCCTCATTATAAGGGCCGGCCGCGGCCGTTATATGAATTGCATTTCTGATTTAAGCTTTATGATGGATTTATGGCGAAAACCCCATGATTATCTCTGTAAAAGGAGTGGCCGGGGTTTTTTTGCTTTTCAGCAGATCAAAATACCGAAAGCGCTTTCTGAGGTTGGCATGATAATTGCATGTTATACCTGGTGAGAGTACAAGTCTTTCATTTCGGGAAAGGGGTGATACAACAATCGGCGACCTTGATGGGAGTCAATATCAAAAAAATATATGCCTTGACTTTTGCGATCGGAACGGCTCTGACCGGACTCAGCGCCACTCTGTTGATTCCGATGTATCCGGTCCATCCGACAATCGGATTGAACTTCGTGCTCATGACCTTTGTCATCGTTGTGATGGGCGGCATGGGAAGCATTCCGGGAGCCTTGCTCGGCGGACTGCTGATAGGAATAATTGAAACACTGAGCGCTTACTTTTTTGATCCGGGCTGGAAGCAAGCGGTTTATTTTGTGGTCTTCATCTTATTGCTGGTAGTCAGGCCGCAGGGATTCTTCGGACAAATCGGAGCAGAGGAGTTGTAGTGTATATGAAGTTCTTCATGAGGTTGCCGAAATTCTCCTATGTTTTACTGGGTCTGCTGCTGCTGACCTTGTTCACTCAGTCCTCTTACTTTCTTGACATTATTATTATCAGCTTTATATGGGCCGCCGCGGCAGGGGCATGGAATATTTCCGGCGGCTATGCCGGACAATTCTCGCTGGGACACGCCGGGTACTTGGGAGTGGGGGCGTACACCTCGACCCTTTTGTATATCCATTTCGGACTTTCGCCTTGGATCGGCATGATTGTCGGAGGTATTCTGGCTGCCGTTTTCGCCTTTGTCATCGGTGTGGTGACTTTCCGGCTCAAAGGTCCGTTTTTCACGTTGTCGACCATCGCTTTTGCCGAGCTGGTTTACATCAGCGTCACGCAGCTCAGGGATATTACCCAGGGAGCGATGGGCCTCAGCATTCCTTTTGACACCGGGGTTGCCAATTTCATTTTTAACGAGCCAAGAACATATGCTGTTGTAGCGTTTGTTCTGATGGTGCTGGGTTACATCATTTCATATGTCATCCAAACCTCAAAATTGGGTTATTATCTGATTGCGATGCGTGAGGATACGGATGCGGCCCAATCCTTGGGAGTCAACATTACTTTTGTAAAGCTGTTCTCCACGTCGTTAAGCGCATTTTTAACGGCCATCGCCGGAACGTTCATGGCGCAGTATATCATGTTCATTGAACCTGAAAATATTCTTGCCCTGTCCATTTCCATTCAAATCGCCATGTTTGCCATTGTGGGGGGAATGAATGATGCGTCGGGCCCGATTATCGGAGCTTTGCTGCTCTCGCCCTTGGGCATATTCCTGCGCGGGTACGCGACGGAAATAGCGGGATTGCATCTGTTTATATACGGTCTGATTCTGGTCCTGGTCGTCTTGTATCAACCCAACGGAATCGTTGCCGGCATTGAAAAATTGCTCAAGAGAAAGGCGAGCAAAGCGGATTGGAGGGGGCAGGATGTCTCAAAACGGAACATTGCTTGAAGTGAGCAATCTGGGCAAGCGTTTTGGCGGAAACTGGGCCATCAAAGGGGTGAATCTGGAGGTCCGGCCGGGAGATATTCTGAGGATCATCGGACCTAACGGGGCCGGAAAAACCACTTTGTTCAACATGGTCACCGGATTTTTAAAGCCTACGGAAGGGGAGGTTTATTTTAAAGGCGAGAGGCTGACCGGCGACAAACCCGAGAAGATCAGCAAAAAAGGGATTGCCCGCACCTTTCAGATTGTCAAACCGTTTGGACAGCTTTCCGTGCTGGACAATATTATGGTGGGTGCGCTGAAGCATGAAAGCAAGGTGCCGAAAGCAAGGGAGAAAGCTAGGGAATATGCGGATCTGGTCGGCTTGACCCCGTTTTTGCATGTTCCCGCCAGCACCTTGACGATCGGCAACCGCAAGCGCCTGGAAGTCGCGAGAGCGCTTGCGACACAGCCTGAGCTTATATTGCTCGATGAAGTCATGGGCGGCTTGAATGATGCCGAAACGGTGGAAATGATGAGGATTGTTGAAGCTCTGCATCAGGGAGGCTTGACTATCTTAATTATTGAGCACAACATGCATGCTTTGATGTGTTTGTCCAAAAAAGTCGCCGTCTTATGCTATGGTGAAAAGCTGGCAGAAGGAACCCCGGAAGAGGTCTCATCCAATCAAGATGTCATCGATGCTTATTTGGGGAGTGAATAGCGATGATCAGGGTGGAAAACTGCCAGCCGATCAGTGACGTCCCCGCTTACAAGAGGGTGGAAATGGGTTTGGTTCAGGTTCCGGAAGGAAGGCAGCTGTCCCCGTTCTTATCGGTCAGGGAAAACCTCGAAATGGGCGCATATACGCAGCGGGCGAGATCGAATTTGAAAGAAAGTCTGGAAAAGGTGTTCGGGCTGTTTCCGAGATTGAAGGAACGGGAGAAACAGCTGGCCGGAACCATGTCGGGCGGAGAACAGCAGATGTGTTCGATAGGGCGGGGATTAATGTTCATGCCGAAATTGATCGTGTTGGATGAACCGACGCTGGGTCTTGCTCCGCTGCTTGTCAAACAGATCTTTACCATAGTTGAGAACCTGAAGCAAATGGGAATTACTGTGCTGCTGGTTGAACAAAACGTGCGGCAGTCCTTGCAGGTGGCCGACAGGTCCTACATGCTGAGCAACGGAAAGGTCATGACGCACGGGGCCTCGCAGGAGCTGCTGAACAGCGATGAAATCAGGCAAGGGTATTTGGGAATATGAAAGGGAAATGGGGAATGTTCCGATGATGACGGCTGAACAGTATATAGAAAGCCTTCGGCTGCAGAAAAAAGAAGTTTATTTTATGGGGGAAAAGGTCGAGAATGTGGTCGACCATCC encodes:
- a CDS encoding branched-chain amino acid ABC transporter permease, producing the protein MKFFMRLPKFSYVLLGLLLLTLFTQSSYFLDIIIISFIWAAAAGAWNISGGYAGQFSLGHAGYLGVGAYTSTLLYIHFGLSPWIGMIVGGILAAVFAFVIGVVTFRLKGPFFTLSTIAFAELVYISVTQLRDITQGAMGLSIPFDTGVANFIFNEPRTYAVVAFVLMVLGYIISYVIQTSKLGYYLIAMREDTDAAQSLGVNITFVKLFSTSLSAFLTAIAGTFMAQYIMFIEPENILALSISIQIAMFAIVGGMNDASGPIIGALLLSPLGIFLRGYATEIAGLHLFIYGLILVLVVLYQPNGIVAGIEKLLKRKASKADWRGQDVSKRNIA
- a CDS encoding fumarate reductase flavoprotein subunit is translated as MSRYDLFSSDIVIVGAGLAGERAAVEAASQGLNVILLSLVPPRRSHSSAAQGGMQASLGNSAMGKGDSPDIHFADTVKGSDWGCDQDVARLFAETAPIAVRQMAHWGIPWNRVVPGTRMYDGKEIHEDPEKEGLITARNFGGTAKWRTCYTADGSGHTLLYTMDSVVIKLGITVHDRTEALSLIHDGERCYGVVARCLRTGALRVYTAKSTVIATGGYGRLYGASTNAVINEGSGMFVALETGRVPLGNMEAVQFHPTGIVPSWILITEGARGDGGYLLDKNGHRFMPDYEPNKKELASRDVVSRRIIQHIRKGYGVDSPYGPHVWLDIRHLGAQHINTNLREIANISRNFAGIDPVRDLIPVRPTQHYSMGGIRTNIDGMAYGMEGLFALGEAACWDMHGFNRLGGNSLAETIVAGMIIGKKISGYTREAPLNVSSSLIEEHVRMQEDRIQSLIHCRNGKENVYELRREMEQTLSENVGIFRTEEALQKAVAKLHELHQRSHYVGLRSGGQRANPELASALRITGMIKLAYCIAAGALARKESRGSHFREDYPKRDDENWLTRTLAYWPVGADQPELKYEPVKITELPPGDRGYGEASMDAVGAKR
- a CDS encoding ABC transporter ATP-binding protein — its product is MIRVENCQPISDVPAYKRVEMGLVQVPEGRQLSPFLSVRENLEMGAYTQRARSNLKESLEKVFGLFPRLKEREKQLAGTMSGGEQQMCSIGRGLMFMPKLIVLDEPTLGLAPLLVKQIFTIVENLKQMGITVLLVEQNVRQSLQVADRSYMLSNGKVMTHGASQELLNSDEIRQGYLGI
- a CDS encoding TRAP transporter large permease, yielding MTLIILAVVFIIFLFVGTPVSFVIGISSMTASFVDKGIPPSAITTKLVTGIDTFPIMAGAFFILAGELMSNGSITKRLIDFSKIIIGRIRGGTAQTSVLASVFFAGISGAAVADLAAVGSILTPAMKKEGYDDTFSTSLPVAASIVGPIIPPSVIMVFYAMATNSSIGALFLAGIVPGILMGLAIMAYTMYLSIKRKYPRNDEPFPGILQFLVIFRKAILVLFMPLIIVGGVLSGVFTATESGNIAVIYALFLSLIVYREYTFKQIYRIFVGSAVTISIALLVISTASSLAWILAVEQLPQRALSIFTGITDTPLYFLILLNIVLLIVGMFLDPGAAVILLAPMLLPLGEYFMIDPLHLAIIVILNLTIGLITPPVGVCLYVGSSIGKIPIEKVVKGVLPFVFIEILVLLFITFIPQISLFLPRLFGF
- a CDS encoding ABC transporter ATP-binding protein, with the protein product MSQNGTLLEVSNLGKRFGGNWAIKGVNLEVRPGDILRIIGPNGAGKTTLFNMVTGFLKPTEGEVYFKGERLTGDKPEKISKKGIARTFQIVKPFGQLSVLDNIMVGALKHESKVPKAREKAREYADLVGLTPFLHVPASTLTIGNRKRLEVARALATQPELILLDEVMGGLNDAETVEMMRIVEALHQGGLTILIIEHNMHALMCLSKKVAVLCYGEKLAEGTPEEVSSNQDVIDAYLGSE
- a CDS encoding TRAP transporter small permease — translated: MLEAFARKINRVVEFLLFIFLSVMTIVVALQVLFRYVINEPLFWTEELARYLMIYIVYMGASVGVRWGSHVGFTFFVGRISPALAKWLAIIANLGLLAFTLNFIYYGLQIALQNYDQLSGAMEIPMTYLFMVLPISGVLIIIQLLPHLERQFKELKELRNSVKSKRTRGGTP
- a CDS encoding TRAP transporter substrate-binding protein → MRVKSFFIMVLAAALSVLSIGCQMTQKVSETKTPSPSDTAKQESKPQAAVSHFEGVKPDYTFKFSLQEPATDNPEYNAAKAFKDYVESHTNGKIRIDLYPGAQLGKEKEIFQAVKAGNVDMGTAADGPLGSFVPETTVLAIPYLFKSAPIAWEVLNGSFGQELKNLILQKTGVNIIGLSQNGFRSFTNSKHPIHKLEDLQGLKIRVMENQLYIKMVNALGAHGVPMAGGDELYSALQQHVVDGQENPLDGIWSYKLYEPQPYITVDNHTFSSKFLFMNDKLLSSLPVDYRDIVKEAGSVWTTQLEGPKEQASVDAFYLLKQKVKEIYPLPASEQKRFKEKAQPAVIDWMKTQIDPVWIDKVQKAASDAEKKLYGTN
- a CDS encoding glucose 1-dehydrogenase; the encoded protein is MRLKDKVAVITGAGSGIGRKTAILFAEHGAKVTAADVNLETAEETCSMIKEQGGQCIAVKTDVSNARDIQEMLNTTLNAFGKLDILYNNAGIPMIAQSIEDVTEELFDRIMDVNVKGVFLGCKYAVPIFKMQGTGGVIISTASSAVSRPRPGQNIYAASKGTIVTLTRALAAELAEHQIRVAAINPVAVDTPMFYGFIGDRDEQEARASFKSTIPLGRMAQPEDIAYAALYLASDEASLVTGAIMDVDGGRGV
- a CDS encoding ABC transporter permease subunit, with the translated sequence MRVQVFHFGKGVIQQSATLMGVNIKKIYALTFAIGTALTGLSATLLIPMYPVHPTIGLNFVLMTFVIVVMGGMGSIPGALLGGLLIGIIETLSAYFFDPGWKQAVYFVVFILLLVVRPQGFFGQIGAEEL